The following coding sequences lie in one Candidatus Phytoplasma solani genomic window:
- a CDS encoding cyclic-di-AMP receptor — MRLIIAIVSSNDANKVQTALIENSFFTTRLATKGGFLKEVNATFILGVKEEQVEKALEIIGQHSKKQTQMIPNNIMNQFSAYSSFPTEVSIGGATIFVLNVDQFLKV, encoded by the coding sequence ATGAGATTAATTATAGCTATCGTTTCTAGTAACGATGCGAATAAAGTACAAACAGCCTTAATAGAAAATAGTTTTTTTACGACTAGACTTGCCACCAAAGGTGGTTTCTTAAAGGAGGTTAATGCTACTTTTATTTTAGGTGTCAAAGAAGAACAAGTTGAAAAAGCCTTGGAAATCATTGGACAACATTCTAAAAAACAAACCCAGATGATTCCTAACAACATTATGAATCAGTTTTCGGCTTATAGTTCTTTCCCAACAGAAGTTTCAATTGGTGGAGCTACTATTTTTGTTTTAAATGTTGATCAATTTTTAAAAGTTTAA
- a CDS encoding ABC transporter permease subunit, whose product MFSFHAFWNVITYKEWDKYLFLNAFLETVKITFFSSLISFFLGLFLGVYLYLLKIKKNHKIYFICNMVLNFLISTPFLLLIILFIKFFFFPLFGFSYGFGVSLISLILILTPLFTRHCEQIFLTVNPEIYSTSYSLGANDWQFIKYFLLKEARSDIVLKTSLLFVTSLAYSSVLGITGHEGIAEIAISRGYQGDPSLLNGFTPLELIIVCIFFMFCLTQIVQLIAYFLANKLDKR is encoded by the coding sequence ATGTTTTCGTTTCATGCTTTTTGGAATGTTATTACTTATAAAGAATGGGATAAATATTTATTTCTAAATGCTTTTTTAGAAACCGTTAAAATAACTTTTTTTTCTTCTTTGATTTCTTTTTTCTTAGGGCTTTTTTTGGGGGTATATTTATATTTATTAAAAATAAAAAAAAATCACAAAATATATTTTATTTGCAATATGGTTTTGAATTTTTTAATTTCTACCCCCTTTTTATTATTAATTATTTTATTTATTAAATTCTTTTTCTTTCCTCTTTTTGGATTCTCTTATGGTTTCGGTGTTAGTTTAATTTCTTTAATTTTAATTTTAACTCCTCTTTTTACTCGTCATTGTGAACAAATTTTTCTTACTGTTAACCCTGAAATTTATTCTACATCTTACAGTCTTGGAGCAAATGATTGGCAATTTATTAAATATTTTTTATTAAAAGAAGCTCGTTCTGATATCGTTTTAAAAACCTCTTTGCTTTTTGTAACATCTTTAGCTTATTCTTCTGTTTTAGGAATTACAGGACATGAAGGAATTGCTGAAATCGCTATTTCTCGTGGTTATCAAGGTGATCCTTCTTTGTTAAACGGTTTTACTCCTTTAGAATTAATTATAGTTTGTATCTTTTTTATGTTTTGTTTAACTCAAATAGTGCAATTAATTGCTTACTTTTTAGCTAATAAATTAGATAAACGTTAA
- a CDS encoding DJ-1 family glyoxalase III, translating to MKGLLVLYDGFEDCEALVTRAVLKRANLPLTTATPNTNLEIVSSSGLIIKADCQLDTINSASFDFLIIPGGPYVARIIEKETNLLQLIMQFVQANKVIGAICAAPMFLGKLGLLKNHSFTCFPNCEHFIAGSYLPEQKVVISGQFVTSRSPITVFDFSFALVEALKGKSTALNFQRSMHV from the coding sequence ATGAAAGGATTATTAGTTTTATACGATGGTTTCGAAGATTGTGAAGCTTTAGTTACTAGAGCTGTCTTGAAACGTGCTAATTTACCTTTAACTACTGCTACCCCTAACACTAATCTTGAAATTGTATCTTCAAGTGGATTAATAATTAAAGCAGATTGTCAATTAGATACAATTAATTCTGCTTCTTTTGATTTTTTAATCATACCAGGCGGTCCTTATGTTGCTCGAATTATTGAAAAAGAAACCAATTTATTGCAGTTAATAATGCAATTTGTTCAAGCTAATAAAGTTATTGGTGCTATTTGTGCCGCCCCTATGTTTTTGGGTAAATTAGGTCTTTTGAAAAACCATTCTTTTACTTGCTTTCCTAATTGCGAGCATTTTATTGCAGGCTCTTATTTGCCAGAACAAAAAGTTGTTATTAGTGGTCAATTTGTAACTTCTCGCTCCCCAATTACTGTCTTTGATTTTAGCTTTGCTTTGGTCGAAGCTTTAAAAGGTAAATCAACTGCTCTAAATTTTCAAAGGTCAATGCATGTCTAA
- the gltX gene encoding glutamate--tRNA ligase, giving the protein MNQIRVRYAPSPTGFLHIGNARTALFNYLFAKHHQGKFIIRIEDTDIARNVVGGEVSQLQNLSWLGLNWDEGPDIGGPFGPYRQSERLLIYKKYALQLLEQNLAYKEFSPDQTTFAIRFKVPANQIFTFQDLIRGSLSFFSQDIEDWVIIKSNGYPSYNFAAAIDDHLMQISHIFRGEEHITNTPKQIMIYQAFNWQIPQFAHMTLILNQKRKKLSKRDLDIMQFIDGFNKLGYLPQALFNFLSLLGFSPLSSKEILSSQELIELFDVARLNKSPAIFDQTKLDFFNNHYLKKTPIDQIVSNLINKNVFANIKTPISNLSWLTKFVALFQDRMNYMQQAVSLYQTFFPTKLTLSNEAKQFLKDHQSLMPLLTHFSQLLKPITFEKEAINTALKQITKDSNLPKKILFTFLRIISTGQMHGPSLPLFLELLGKKKVLANLETVLKSIS; this is encoded by the coding sequence ATGAATCAAATAAGAGTCCGTTATGCCCCCAGTCCGACCGGTTTTTTACATATCGGTAATGCCCGCACCGCTTTATTTAATTATTTATTTGCCAAACATCATCAAGGAAAGTTTATTATCAGAATCGAAGATACCGATATTGCCCGCAATGTTGTAGGTGGTGAGGTTTCACAATTACAAAATCTTAGTTGGTTAGGACTTAATTGGGACGAAGGACCAGATATAGGAGGCCCTTTTGGACCTTATCGACAATCCGAAAGGTTGCTTATTTATAAAAAATATGCTTTGCAATTGCTAGAACAAAATTTAGCTTACAAAGAATTTAGTCCCGATCAAACTACTTTTGCCATTCGTTTTAAAGTCCCCGCTAACCAAATTTTTACCTTTCAAGATTTAATTAGAGGATCTTTAAGTTTTTTCAGTCAAGACATCGAAGATTGGGTCATTATTAAATCTAACGGTTACCCTTCTTATAATTTTGCAGCCGCTATTGACGACCATTTAATGCAGATTTCACATATTTTTAGGGGCGAAGAACACATCACTAACACCCCCAAACAAATCATGATTTATCAAGCTTTTAATTGGCAAATCCCTCAATTCGCTCATATGACTTTAATTTTGAACCAAAAGCGTAAAAAACTGAGTAAAAGAGATTTAGATATCATGCAGTTTATCGACGGCTTTAACAAATTAGGTTACCTTCCGCAAGCATTATTTAATTTTTTATCGCTTTTAGGTTTTTCTCCTCTTAGTTCCAAAGAAATTTTAAGTTCGCAAGAGTTAATTGAGTTATTTGACGTCGCCCGTTTGAATAAATCCCCAGCCATCTTTGACCAAACCAAGTTAGATTTTTTCAACAATCATTACTTAAAAAAAACTCCGATCGACCAAATTGTTTCTAACCTTATTAATAAAAATGTTTTTGCCAACATCAAAACACCTATTTCTAATCTGTCATGGTTAACTAAATTTGTGGCTTTATTTCAAGACCGAATGAATTACATGCAGCAAGCAGTTTCCTTATATCAAACTTTTTTCCCCACTAAATTGACTTTATCTAACGAAGCGAAGCAATTTTTAAAAGATCATCAATCATTGATGCCTCTTTTGACCCACTTTAGCCAACTTTTAAAACCAATTACTTTTGAAAAAGAAGCCATCAATACCGCCTTAAAACAAATCACCAAAGACAGCAATTTACCGAAAAAAATTCTTTTCACGTTTTTACGCATTATTTCTACCGGTCAAATGCACGGTCCTAGTTTGCCGCTTTTTTTAGAATTGTTAGGCAAAAAAAAAGTTCTAGCTAATTTAGAAACAGTTTTGAAAAGTATATCTTAA
- the rpsI gene encoding 30S ribosomal protein S9 → MKQVHYCGTGRRKSAVARVILTNGTGQITINTKNFESYLPLPATRLDMLQPLTVTDKREAYDVRVNVNGGGLCAQAGAIRLGIARALLESIPELRTILKKAGLLTRDARCVERKKYGLKKARRAPQFSKR, encoded by the coding sequence ATGAAACAAGTTCATTATTGCGGCACTGGACGTCGCAAAAGTGCTGTTGCAAGAGTTATTTTAACTAACGGCACTGGACAAATCACAATCAATACTAAAAATTTTGAATCATATTTGCCACTTCCAGCGACTCGTCTAGATATGTTGCAACCTTTGACAGTGACCGATAAAAGAGAAGCCTATGATGTTCGTGTTAACGTCAATGGTGGTGGTCTTTGCGCTCAAGCAGGTGCCATTCGCTTAGGAATTGCTCGTGCTTTGTTAGAAAGCATTCCTGAATTAAGAACTATTTTAAAAAAAGCCGGCTTATTGACGCGCGATGCTCGTTGTGTTGAACGTAAAAAATACGGTTTAAAAAAAGCCCGTCGTGCCCCACAATTCTCAAAACGTTAA
- the rplM gene encoding 50S ribosomal protein L13, translated as MTNPNQHSQKTLMSNSSTVQRKWHLVDAKDKTLGRLATKVSSILKGKNKTNYTPHVDNGDYVIVINAAQIHLTGKKWFQKLYYKHSGYPGGLTKVNATEMMKKFPTRMVEKAILGMIPHTKLGSQIGKKLFVYPQADHNHQAQKPEILEV; from the coding sequence ATGACTAATCCCAATCAACACAGCCAAAAAACTTTGATGTCTAATAGTTCTACTGTGCAACGTAAGTGGCATTTAGTTGATGCCAAAGATAAAACTTTAGGTAGATTAGCTACCAAAGTATCTTCTATTTTAAAAGGCAAAAACAAAACCAATTACACCCCTCACGTGGACAATGGTGATTATGTGATCGTCATCAACGCCGCGCAAATACATTTAACTGGCAAAAAATGGTTCCAGAAACTTTATTACAAACATTCAGGCTACCCAGGTGGACTAACTAAGGTTAACGCTACTGAAATGATGAAAAAATTCCCTACTAGAATGGTAGAAAAAGCTATTTTAGGAATGATTCCTCATACCAAATTAGGTTCACAAATTGGTAAAAAACTTTTTGTCTACCCCCAAGCAGACCACAACCATCAAGCTCAAAAACCAGAAATCTTAGAGGTTTAA
- the rpsO gene encoding 30S ribosomal protein S15 yields MALTKEQKQEIITPTASFPKNTGSTESQIKILSNGIKNLSQHLKNHPKDFSAKRGLFMRNSKRRRLLKYLAK; encoded by the coding sequence ATGGCTTTAACTAAAGAACAAAAACAAGAAATTATCACGCCAACCGCTAGTTTTCCCAAAAACACAGGTTCAACTGAATCCCAAATTAAAATTTTATCAAATGGAATTAAAAATTTAAGTCAACATTTAAAAAACCATCCTAAGGATTTTTCTGCTAAAAGAGGACTTTTTATGCGAAACAGCAAAAGACGTAGATTATTGAAGTATTTAGCAAAATAA